A region of Streptomyces sp. R44 DNA encodes the following proteins:
- a CDS encoding (2Fe-2S)-binding protein, which produces MPQHTFILNGKAVTTDVEGDVRLLWVLRDVLGVTGPKYGCGVGVCRACTSHLNGKAFTPCAVRVDDVAPTDEITTIEGLPDTVGAELHPMQEAWLDLDVAQCGFCQPGQIMAAVATVRRAREAGREVTEADLDTIRNICRCGTYHRIRQAVLEGARRMT; this is translated from the coding sequence GTGCCGCAGCACACCTTCATCCTGAACGGCAAGGCCGTCACCACCGACGTCGAGGGCGACGTCCGGCTCCTCTGGGTCCTCCGGGACGTCCTGGGCGTCACCGGCCCCAAGTACGGCTGCGGGGTCGGCGTCTGCCGGGCCTGTACGAGCCACCTCAACGGCAAGGCGTTCACGCCCTGCGCCGTCCGCGTCGACGACGTGGCCCCGACCGACGAGATCACCACCATCGAGGGCCTCCCCGACACCGTCGGCGCCGAGCTCCATCCGATGCAGGAGGCCTGGCTCGACCTCGACGTCGCCCAGTGCGGCTTCTGCCAGCCGGGCCAGATCATGGCCGCGGTCGCCACCGTCCGCCGGGCGCGCGAGGCCGGGCGCGAGGTCACCGAGGCCGACCTCGACACCATCCGCAACATCTGCCGCTGCGGCACCTACCACCGCATCCGGCAGGCCGTCCTGGAGGGTGCCCGCCGGATGACGTGA